One window from the genome of Thermococcus siculi encodes:
- a CDS encoding coiled-coil protein, which produces MPTVKVDPEEIKRIKREIEALEKERNEIRAKLDELEKELQNWVVKRDEKNKEVQALRQKGREYKAKRDEINKQIQELKKNREEINAKLDLLYQEILEYRTKRDEYNQLRRLKMPPAKIQERIEKLEWELQTNPNITPDREKQIVDQIQVLATELEILQQAERFHKKLVEARKKVDQLKKARRNISLEIQKLANQSQQFHEQMIAAFNKADEVKKEADEYHAKVVELREKIREVRKELRAIEKKIREYDEKHKELIAYRLVARMHAKRDASFEKAVEALEKFKRGEKLTLDELLLLQRYNLV; this is translated from the coding sequence ATGCCAACGGTTAAAGTGGACCCAGAGGAAATTAAGAGGATCAAGAGGGAGATAGAGGCCCTGGAGAAGGAGAGAAACGAGATAAGGGCCAAACTTGATGAGCTCGAAAAGGAGCTCCAGAACTGGGTGGTCAAGAGGGACGAGAAGAACAAGGAGGTTCAGGCACTCCGCCAGAAGGGCAGGGAGTACAAGGCCAAGCGCGATGAAATCAACAAACAGATACAGGAGCTTAAGAAGAACCGCGAGGAGATAAACGCGAAGCTTGACCTCCTCTACCAGGAGATTTTGGAGTACAGGACGAAGAGGGACGAGTACAACCAGCTCCGCAGGCTCAAGATGCCGCCGGCGAAGATACAGGAGAGGATAGAGAAGCTCGAGTGGGAGCTCCAGACCAACCCGAACATCACTCCCGACAGGGAGAAGCAGATAGTCGACCAGATACAGGTTCTCGCCACCGAGCTGGAAATACTCCAGCAGGCCGAGCGCTTCCACAAGAAGCTCGTTGAGGCGAGGAAGAAGGTCGACCAGCTCAAGAAGGCCAGGAGGAACATCAGCCTCGAGATACAGAAGCTCGCCAACCAGAGCCAGCAGTTCCACGAGCAGATGATAGCGGCCTTCAACAAGGCCGACGAGGTCAAGAAGGAGGCCGACGAGTACCACGCCAAGGTCGTCGAGCTTAGGGAGAAGATTAGAGAGGTCAGGAAGGAGCTGCGCGCCATCGAGAAGAAGATACGCGAGTACGACGAGAAGCACAAGGAGCTAATCGCCTACAGGCTCGTCGCCAGGATGCACGCCAAGAGGGACGCCAGCTTCGAGAAGGCCGTCGAGGCGCTGGAGAAGTTCAAGAGGGGAGAGAAGCTCACCCTCGACGAGCTGCTGCTCCTCCAGAGGTACAATCTCGTCTGA
- the arcC gene encoding carbamate kinase: protein MKRVVIALGGNAILQRGQRGTYEEQMENVMKTAKQIVDIILDGDYEVVITHGNGPQVGALLLHMDAGQQVHGIPAQPMDVAGAMTQGQIGYMIQQAIMNELRRRGIERPVATIVTQTIVDKDDPAFQHPSKPVGPFYDEETAKKLAEEKGWTVIEDSGRGWRRVVPSPDPKGHVEAPVIVDLVEKGFIVIASGGGGVPVIEENGQLRGVEAVIDKDLAGERLAEEVKADIFMILTDVNGAAINFGKPDEKWLGGVTVEELRRYYNEGHFKKGSMGPKVLAAMRFVEWGGERAVIAALDKAVEALEGKTGTQVVRG, encoded by the coding sequence ATGAAGAGGGTTGTAATAGCTCTCGGCGGGAATGCAATTCTCCAGAGAGGCCAGAGGGGTACCTACGAGGAGCAGATGGAGAACGTCATGAAGACCGCGAAGCAGATAGTCGATATAATCCTCGACGGCGATTACGAGGTCGTCATCACCCACGGAAACGGGCCGCAGGTCGGCGCTCTGCTCCTCCACATGGACGCCGGCCAGCAGGTTCACGGGATTCCGGCCCAGCCGATGGACGTTGCGGGGGCAATGACCCAGGGCCAGATAGGTTACATGATACAGCAGGCGATAATGAACGAACTGAGAAGGAGAGGCATCGAGCGGCCCGTTGCGACGATAGTAACTCAGACCATCGTTGACAAGGACGACCCGGCATTCCAGCACCCGAGCAAGCCGGTCGGGCCGTTCTACGACGAGGAGACCGCCAAGAAACTCGCGGAGGAGAAGGGCTGGACTGTTATAGAGGACTCCGGAAGGGGATGGAGACGCGTCGTGCCCAGCCCCGACCCGAAGGGCCACGTGGAGGCGCCGGTTATAGTGGACCTCGTTGAGAAGGGCTTCATCGTCATAGCCAGCGGCGGAGGGGGCGTTCCAGTCATCGAGGAAAACGGCCAGCTCAGGGGCGTTGAGGCGGTCATAGACAAGGATCTGGCCGGCGAGAGGCTCGCGGAGGAGGTTAAGGCGGACATATTCATGATCCTGACCGACGTCAACGGGGCCGCGATAAACTTCGGAAAGCCTGATGAGAAGTGGCTCGGCGGGGTAACCGTCGAGGAGCTGAGGCGCTATTATAATGAAGGCCACTTCAAGAAGGGGAGCATGGGGCCGAAGGTTCTCGCCGCGATGCGCTTCGTTGAATGGGGCGGCGAGAGGGCCGTAATAGCGGCCCTTGACAAAGCCGTTGAGGCACTGGAAGGAAAGACCGGGACGCAGGTTGTGAGGGGCTGA
- a CDS encoding phytoene desaturase family protein: protein MRAVVIGSGIGGLLTSSFLVKNGHEVTVLEKAPYTGGRFTNLSYKGFGLSTGAFHMLPHGEDGPLAHLLKLLGADVTIVNSQPKGMMSYGGKTFPYRDGWKYLGFREKAGAMKLLADVKRNKLPTGEEAEMSGREWIREKTGDNEFVDLFIKSFLGWADSVLDVPAGELAREIKAALKWGGPGLVKGGCKAITGELARITEVNGGKILTRKKAVEIDHEAKKVITADGDEFPYDILISNVGIKETVELIGRENFDREYLKRVDSLKPSEGIKYNVALKGGPRIGNTVVFTLDTERINGYNEPSSVSPELAPEGYTLLMFHHALQSKNVKAEQRKGIEDIYRIFPNLDGEGEILLVQTYLDGNPVNRVASGQTVEDFPVKDVYIVGDAYKLPGGIEVEGIALGVMRTLERLGLGSFSEWYL, encoded by the coding sequence ATGAGGGCAGTGGTTATTGGCTCTGGAATCGGTGGACTGCTAACATCATCATTCCTCGTCAAGAACGGTCACGAGGTTACGGTTCTTGAAAAGGCCCCCTACACCGGCGGCCGTTTCACGAATTTAAGCTACAAGGGCTTCGGCCTCTCAACGGGGGCCTTTCACATGCTCCCCCACGGAGAGGACGGGCCACTGGCGCACCTTCTCAAACTCCTCGGTGCGGACGTCACGATAGTGAACTCCCAGCCCAAGGGCATGATGTCCTACGGGGGCAAGACCTTCCCCTACCGGGACGGCTGGAAGTATCTGGGCTTCAGAGAGAAGGCGGGGGCCATGAAGCTCCTCGCTGACGTTAAGAGGAACAAGCTCCCTACTGGAGAAGAAGCGGAGATGAGCGGGAGGGAGTGGATCAGGGAGAAGACAGGCGACAACGAGTTCGTTGACCTCTTCATCAAGAGCTTCCTCGGCTGGGCGGACAGCGTCCTCGACGTTCCAGCCGGAGAGCTGGCGAGGGAGATAAAGGCCGCCCTAAAGTGGGGCGGGCCGGGACTCGTCAAGGGCGGCTGTAAAGCGATAACGGGCGAACTTGCCAGGATAACGGAGGTAAACGGTGGAAAGATACTAACGAGGAAAAAGGCCGTTGAGATCGATCACGAGGCTAAGAAAGTCATCACCGCTGACGGCGATGAGTTCCCCTACGACATCCTGATATCGAACGTTGGCATCAAAGAAACGGTTGAGCTGATTGGAAGGGAGAACTTCGACCGCGAATACCTCAAGCGGGTCGATTCGCTGAAACCGAGCGAGGGGATAAAGTACAACGTGGCTCTAAAGGGGGGACCGAGGATAGGGAACACCGTGGTCTTCACCCTCGATACGGAGAGAATAAACGGTTACAACGAACCTTCAAGCGTTTCCCCGGAGCTCGCTCCAGAGGGCTACACGCTCCTCATGTTCCACCACGCGCTACAGTCAAAGAACGTCAAGGCTGAGCAGAGGAAGGGCATAGAGGACATCTACAGGATCTTCCCGAACCTCGATGGAGAGGGCGAGATACTGCTGGTACAGACATATCTCGACGGAAATCCTGTAAACAGGGTGGCGAGCGGCCAGACCGTCGAGGATTTCCCGGTTAAGGATGTCTACATCGTCGGAGACGCCTACAAGCTCCCTGGAGGGATAGAGGTCGAGGGCATAGCCCTGGGGGTCATGAGAACGCTCGAGAGGCTCGGCCTCGGGAGCTTTTCCGAATGGTACCTCTGA
- a CDS encoding prenyltransferase/squalene oxidase repeat-containing protein: MERKVLALFLIFLVGLVPILASILESEAEYQNIIDSSWKNWTVTRLKLAQDPDTGGWNGDLSATILPSLPETYHGVLALAQLNLSPANLPQTKNFLREYEREIYKKIYNNEGDLSFVDVYYLLVLFKELNMSVEDKKTIGNFLIDDVKRSNETYLDIKSLLLIDFSNRSYVKNASMSLWLSLKPESSVEFLWRFLLYRELLIMSGYSLDEVPNYNTLHKFAMEVFENSSRRTDTLGFFEIHTLARFMKEEGIQNESLRKELLRIISQYKCPDGSYSDTSGSKRGYIDTTHWAVEAIIYLGGKVGEYTIGYLRSLESPLGGFIEVPYTVIPNPLDTAFSVMTLGLLNYTVPRDEKVRDYLLSEISDENKPSVIWAEYRALRSLGVPNEDLKRIIEPRLQNFITGLNLSAVYRNHYLLKDVYYLLVTSNELGIEIDESWKENVTPFVLGLKDDDGGFGGRISSVKIVRLETTLYSVLILNELGYEYRDKKTAEFIESNRNGELWWSLPITRYALLALNSMGIEVKGKEEIVKALERRKCPYGFFSYAPCESPEQGDPIATFLALDILGLLGYR, from the coding sequence ATGGAGAGAAAAGTCCTTGCCCTTTTCTTGATTTTTTTAGTCGGGCTTGTGCCCATATTGGCCAGCATTCTTGAATCCGAAGCGGAATATCAAAACATTATTGACTCTTCCTGGAAAAACTGGACGGTTACCCGCCTCAAGCTTGCCCAAGATCCAGATACAGGTGGGTGGAATGGCGATTTGTCCGCCACAATACTCCCCTCATTACCTGAAACGTATCATGGAGTTCTGGCACTAGCCCAGTTGAATTTAAGTCCTGCCAATCTTCCTCAAACAAAGAATTTCTTGAGAGAATATGAGAGGGAAATCTACAAAAAGATCTATAACAACGAGGGAGATCTCTCATTTGTTGATGTTTATTATCTGCTGGTGCTTTTCAAGGAGCTGAACATGAGTGTTGAAGATAAGAAAACTATAGGTAATTTTTTAATTGATGACGTAAAAAGATCGAACGAAACTTACCTGGACATCAAAAGTCTTCTTTTGATTGACTTTTCTAATCGGAGCTACGTAAAAAACGCTTCCATGTCTCTCTGGCTGTCGTTAAAGCCGGAATCGTCCGTGGAGTTTTTATGGAGGTTCCTCCTGTATCGGGAACTCCTGATTATGTCCGGGTACTCTCTGGATGAGGTTCCCAACTATAATACACTGCACAAATTCGCGATGGAGGTGTTTGAAAACTCCTCTCGCAGGACAGACACACTCGGCTTTTTTGAGATTCATACCTTGGCCAGGTTTATGAAAGAAGAGGGAATACAAAATGAAAGCCTCAGGAAAGAGCTACTAAGGATCATTTCTCAATACAAATGTCCGGATGGCTCGTACTCAGATACAAGTGGGTCTAAAAGGGGGTACATCGATACTACCCACTGGGCAGTGGAGGCGATAATTTATCTGGGAGGAAAAGTCGGAGAATATACTATAGGTTATCTGCGGTCTCTGGAGAGTCCACTGGGGGGTTTCATAGAAGTCCCATATACTGTAATACCGAACCCGTTGGACACGGCTTTCTCGGTGATGACCCTTGGACTTCTGAACTACACGGTGCCGAGAGATGAGAAAGTCAGGGATTACCTGCTCTCGGAGATTTCAGACGAGAACAAACCAAGTGTTATATGGGCAGAGTACAGAGCCTTAAGGTCATTGGGTGTTCCCAACGAGGATCTCAAGAGGATTATAGAACCCCGCTTGCAGAACTTCATTACCGGCCTGAATCTGTCCGCTGTTTATCGCAATCATTATCTCCTCAAGGATGTGTACTACTTGCTCGTAACAAGTAATGAACTAGGTATTGAAATCGACGAATCATGGAAAGAAAATGTGACCCCCTTCGTTTTAGGCCTGAAGGACGACGATGGTGGATTCGGTGGCAGGATATCCTCAGTAAAGATCGTTAGGCTGGAAACAACGCTCTACTCTGTTTTAATCCTCAACGAGCTCGGGTACGAATACAGAGATAAAAAGACGGCAGAGTTCATTGAATCCAACAGAAACGGCGAATTGTGGTGGTCTTTGCCGATAACTAGATACGCGTTGCTGGCCCTAAACTCAATGGGGATCGAGGTTAAGGGTAAAGAGGAGATAGTAAAGGCCCTTGAACGGAGAAAGTGTCCCTACGGTTTTTTCTCCTACGCCCCCTGCGAGAGTCCCGAGCAGGGCGATCCGATAGCAACGTTTTTGGCACTCGATATTCTTGGGCTTCTCGGTTATCGTTGA
- the gor gene encoding glyceraldehyde-3-phosphate:ferredoxin oxidoreductase: MKFTVLRLNLGEKSVKSEEIEREGVYGVIDYGLEVHEELGTHSIDPYDPQNVVIMGMGPFSGSILPGAHRLMFFFRSPLYGTLFPSAMGGAAYAFKNVGVDFVTFEGKAEKPVVVILYNDGENVKVELHEIELEKLIEIWRDYKGEEGVYALTQYLIDTFGERFDFEYRIAVVGPAALNSNYGAIFSQTLRKGKRVVGSEDWAARGGSGSVLLRAHNVVGIVFGGKPRKRAFPGEDISSFRSAKGIVEGVHKKPYNDIIAEKTVKYKYNPKLKTGGTFGGNYPAEGDFVPILNWQMPYIEKEERIKVHEAIMKHYWEPFNREAIDTKNWTNCGEPCPVVCKKYANGHHIEYEPREANGPLSGVITLRASDISVPAVDAMGFDAIEFGGTAAWVLELVHRGILKPEEVGLSDRPDFTKEALLERPVEASEKNARLVAELAHRVAFGENEIAKIIGLGKRKASVILDERFKDRLKYGESFKDYAVFTPLGEDGEMTPTMYWAIGNYIPLPIQGRYWTFYQFGVFLEPEELAQKIIASALWEFWYDNVGWCRFHRGWMKPVLKALFMDAYGENVDMEEHAKRQLKRLIEFARKAGYTPVFWDSMRVIDLVARGSEEFGNEKWAGKFRLDKVGTAKEYLEKVLDAYSEALGVEWRL; the protein is encoded by the coding sequence ATGAAGTTCACAGTTCTCAGGCTAAACCTGGGCGAAAAGAGCGTGAAGAGCGAAGAGATTGAGAGAGAGGGAGTTTACGGGGTCATCGACTACGGCCTTGAGGTTCACGAGGAGCTTGGTACTCACAGCATCGACCCCTACGACCCCCAAAACGTCGTCATCATGGGCATGGGGCCGTTCTCAGGCTCGATACTCCCGGGAGCGCACAGGCTCATGTTCTTCTTCCGTTCCCCCCTCTACGGAACGCTATTTCCCTCGGCCATGGGTGGAGCCGCCTACGCCTTCAAGAACGTCGGAGTCGACTTCGTCACCTTCGAGGGAAAGGCCGAGAAGCCGGTTGTCGTCATCCTCTACAACGACGGCGAGAACGTTAAGGTGGAACTCCATGAGATAGAGCTAGAGAAGCTCATCGAGATATGGCGGGATTACAAGGGCGAGGAAGGGGTCTATGCCCTCACCCAGTACCTCATAGACACCTTTGGAGAGCGCTTTGATTTCGAGTACAGGATTGCCGTCGTTGGTCCCGCGGCCCTCAACAGCAACTACGGCGCGATATTCTCCCAGACCCTCAGGAAAGGAAAGCGCGTCGTTGGAAGCGAGGACTGGGCCGCCCGCGGTGGCTCCGGAAGCGTCCTTCTGAGGGCGCACAACGTTGTGGGAATAGTCTTCGGTGGAAAACCCAGAAAGAGGGCCTTCCCCGGCGAGGACATCTCATCGTTCAGAAGCGCAAAGGGCATAGTCGAGGGCGTCCACAAGAAGCCTTACAACGACATCATAGCTGAAAAGACCGTCAAGTACAAGTACAACCCCAAGCTCAAGACCGGAGGAACCTTCGGAGGAAACTATCCGGCTGAGGGAGACTTCGTCCCGATACTCAACTGGCAGATGCCCTACATCGAGAAGGAGGAGAGGATTAAGGTCCACGAGGCCATAATGAAGCACTACTGGGAACCCTTTAACAGGGAGGCAATCGATACCAAGAACTGGACGAACTGCGGCGAGCCGTGCCCTGTTGTGTGTAAGAAGTACGCCAACGGCCACCACATTGAGTACGAGCCGAGGGAAGCGAACGGCCCGCTCAGCGGCGTGATAACTCTCCGCGCCAGCGACATAAGCGTTCCGGCAGTTGATGCAATGGGCTTTGACGCCATAGAGTTTGGCGGAACCGCGGCGTGGGTTCTGGAGTTAGTCCACCGCGGAATACTCAAGCCAGAGGAAGTTGGCCTCAGCGACAGGCCGGACTTCACTAAGGAAGCTTTACTTGAGAGGCCCGTAGAGGCCAGCGAGAAGAACGCTAGGTTAGTTGCCGAACTTGCCCATAGAGTAGCTTTTGGAGAGAACGAGATAGCCAAGATTATCGGCCTCGGGAAGAGAAAGGCGAGCGTTATTCTGGACGAGAGGTTCAAGGATCGCCTAAAGTACGGCGAGAGCTTCAAGGACTACGCAGTCTTTACGCCGCTCGGCGAGGACGGTGAGATGACGCCAACCATGTACTGGGCCATCGGAAACTACATCCCGCTTCCGATTCAGGGCCGCTACTGGACGTTCTACCAGTTTGGAGTGTTCCTTGAGCCTGAGGAGCTGGCTCAGAAGATCATAGCCTCTGCTCTCTGGGAGTTCTGGTACGACAACGTTGGCTGGTGCCGCTTCCACCGCGGCTGGATGAAGCCCGTCCTTAAGGCACTCTTCATGGACGCCTACGGGGAGAACGTCGACATGGAGGAGCACGCGAAGAGGCAGCTAAAGCGCCTTATAGAGTTCGCGAGGAAAGCCGGCTACACTCCCGTGTTCTGGGACAGCATGCGCGTCATCGACCTCGTTGCAAGGGGAAGCGAGGAGTTCGGAAACGAGAAGTGGGCCGGGAAGTTCAGGCTGGACAAGGTCGGCACCGCAAAGGAGTACCTTGAGAAGGTTCTTGACGCCTACAGCGAGGCCCTGGGTGTCGAGTGGAGGCTCTGA
- the fbp gene encoding fructose-1,6-bisphosphate aldolase/phosphatase, whose protein sequence is MAVGEKITISVIKADIGGWPGHSRVHPQLVETAEEVLSKAVEDGTLIDFYVATCGDDLQLIMTHRKGVDSSEIHGLAWKAFEEATKVAKELGLYGAGQDLLKDAFSGNIRGMGPGIAEMEITLRKSEPIVTFHMDKTEPGAFNLPIFRMFADPFNTAGLVIDPNMHMGFRFEVWDILKHKRVILNTPEEVYDLLALIGAKSRYVIKRVFPKEGHKIAKDEPVAVVSTEKLYEIAGEYVGKDDPVAIVRAQSGLPALGEVLEPFAFPHLVSGWMRGSHNGPIMPVPMHQANPTRFDGPPRVVALGWQISPEGKLVGPVDLFDDPAFDGARQKAVEIAEYMRRHGPFEPHRLPLEDMEYTTLPGVLKRLEERFEEIE, encoded by the coding sequence ATGGCAGTCGGAGAGAAGATTACTATCAGCGTTATCAAGGCGGACATCGGCGGCTGGCCGGGACATTCAAGGGTTCACCCGCAGCTCGTTGAGACCGCCGAGGAAGTTCTTTCGAAGGCCGTTGAGGACGGAACCCTCATCGACTTCTACGTCGCCACCTGCGGCGATGACCTTCAGCTCATCATGACCCACAGGAAGGGTGTTGACAGCTCAGAGATACACGGTCTGGCATGGAAGGCCTTCGAGGAGGCCACGAAGGTCGCCAAGGAGCTTGGCCTCTATGGCGCCGGCCAGGACCTCCTCAAGGATGCCTTCAGCGGCAACATAAGGGGAATGGGTCCGGGAATAGCCGAGATGGAGATAACCCTCAGGAAGAGCGAGCCGATAGTTACCTTCCACATGGACAAGACAGAGCCGGGAGCCTTCAACCTCCCGATATTCAGGATGTTCGCGGATCCCTTCAACACCGCAGGCCTCGTCATCGACCCGAACATGCACATGGGCTTCCGCTTTGAGGTCTGGGACATCCTCAAGCACAAGCGCGTCATCCTCAACACCCCGGAGGAAGTCTACGACCTCCTCGCGCTCATCGGCGCCAAGAGCAGGTACGTCATCAAGCGCGTTTTTCCGAAGGAGGGCCACAAGATAGCCAAGGACGAGCCGGTGGCAGTAGTCAGCACCGAGAAGCTCTACGAGATAGCCGGCGAGTACGTCGGAAAGGACGATCCCGTTGCGATAGTCCGCGCCCAGAGCGGCCTTCCGGCCCTCGGTGAAGTGCTCGAACCCTTCGCCTTCCCGCACCTCGTCAGCGGCTGGATGAGGGGTTCACACAACGGCCCGATAATGCCCGTCCCGATGCACCAGGCCAACCCGACCAGGTTCGACGGTCCTCCAAGGGTCGTCGCCCTCGGCTGGCAGATCAGCCCAGAAGGAAAGCTCGTCGGCCCGGTTGATCTCTTCGACGACCCCGCCTTCGACGGTGCGAGGCAGAAAGCCGTCGAGATCGCCGAGTACATGCGCAGGCACGGCCCCTTCGAGCCGCACAGGCTCCCGCTCGAGGATATGGAGTACACGACCCTTCCGGGCGTCCTCAAGAGGCTCGAGGAGAGGTTCGAGGAAATCGAGTGA
- a CDS encoding Bax inhibitor-1/YccA family protein: MDKTTQVLEREVSFGSWVKQVFAWLFVGLLLAFFVAFNTPPAYGWAGLGAFVVTILALVGMWKAKGTGGKAVMFLIFTAAMGYSINYIAYYYAVEDVVTALFTTSGIFLGLIILAFIKPDAFRSNSLGAILGFSLLGIIFMEIFAIIFGWGSVFSVTNWIVVLIFMGYTLWDTAKLKERYEAGQSPIYSAAAFFLDFINLFVRILIISKGRE; encoded by the coding sequence ATGGACAAGACAACTCAGGTTTTGGAGAGGGAAGTATCTTTTGGTTCGTGGGTTAAGCAGGTGTTCGCATGGCTCTTCGTCGGCCTCCTGCTGGCCTTCTTCGTGGCTTTCAATACGCCACCGGCCTACGGCTGGGCGGGACTCGGGGCGTTCGTAGTGACGATTCTGGCCCTCGTTGGAATGTGGAAGGCCAAGGGGACCGGAGGAAAGGCCGTCATGTTCCTGATATTCACAGCGGCCATGGGCTATTCAATAAATTACATTGCCTATTACTACGCTGTCGAAGACGTTGTGACGGCGCTCTTCACGACATCGGGGATATTCCTGGGGCTTATAATACTGGCCTTCATCAAACCGGACGCTTTCAGGAGCAACTCCCTCGGGGCGATCCTCGGCTTCTCGCTCCTAGGCATAATCTTCATGGAGATCTTCGCCATAATCTTCGGCTGGGGAAGCGTCTTCAGCGTCACGAACTGGATCGTTGTCCTCATATTCATGGGCTACACCCTCTGGGATACTGCGAAGCTAAAAGAGCGGTACGAAGCCGGCCAGAGCCCGATCTACTCGGCCGCAGCATTCTTCCTGGACTTCATAAACCTGTTCGTCAGGATACTGATAATAAGCAAGGGGAGGGAGTAA
- the lrpA gene encoding HTH-type transcriptional regulator LrpA: MLDERDRIIIEMLTKDARTPFTEIAKVLGISETAVRKRVKALEEAGVIRQYTVVVDPSKLGYNLVSLTGVDTLPEKIFEVASKLKELEFVRSVYLTSGDHMIMAEVWAKDGEDLSDIISNKIGSIDGVTKVCPAIILEKLK; encoded by the coding sequence ATGCTTGATGAAAGGGACAGGATCATAATCGAGATGCTCACCAAGGACGCGCGCACTCCGTTTACGGAGATAGCCAAGGTCCTTGGCATAAGTGAGACCGCAGTGAGGAAGCGCGTGAAGGCCCTCGAGGAGGCCGGCGTTATAAGGCAGTACACGGTTGTCGTCGACCCTTCGAAGCTCGGTTACAACCTCGTCAGCCTGACCGGGGTGGACACCCTCCCTGAGAAGATATTCGAAGTCGCCAGCAAGCTCAAGGAGCTTGAGTTCGTGAGGAGCGTTTACCTCACCAGCGGCGACCACATGATAATGGCCGAGGTCTGGGCCAAGGACGGGGAGGATCTCTCCGACATAATCTCCAACAAAATCGGCTCGATAGACGGCGTCACCAAGGTCTGCCCCGCGATAATTCTCGAGAAGCTGAAGTGA
- the rlmD gene encoding 23S rRNA (uracil(1939)-C(5))-methyltransferase RlmD, producing the protein MRGIVERLDLEGLGVVRAGKREVHVPFTAPGDVVEVRKWRKRKRRLIATDFEVVEPSPDRIEPGCPHFGICGGCLLQHLPYERQVEFKAEKLSTILGIDVEVIPSNVIYGHRNRIDVVISTNGIGFRRRGTWWDAVDIEECPVFGKTSRKVLSSLREFIEDHGLSLYDIRKNGGFLRYIVMREGKFTGELMVNLVTVEGDLPEDFPNYFDYADSIYWSVNRTKSDVSYGDVERFWKGEFIRERLDDVTYLIHPNSFFQTNSYGAVTLVREVAGMVEGEKVLDLYSGVGTFGIYLAKRGFDVEGIEANPFAVEMARRNVELNGVEAVFAVGEDRDVEDLAKYDTVILDPPRAGLHPKLIRKILKDEPRSIVYVSCNPKTLAENLAALSEKYSVEEALGIDMFPHTPHVETVVKLKLKV; encoded by the coding sequence ATGAGGGGGATCGTCGAGAGACTCGACCTTGAGGGCCTTGGGGTGGTGAGGGCCGGAAAGAGGGAGGTACACGTTCCGTTCACCGCTCCAGGCGACGTCGTAGAGGTTAGAAAATGGCGGAAAAGAAAGCGCAGGCTAATAGCCACCGATTTCGAGGTCGTGGAGCCTTCTCCGGATAGAATCGAGCCGGGATGTCCTCACTTCGGTATCTGCGGTGGCTGCCTGCTCCAGCATCTACCCTACGAGAGGCAGGTTGAGTTCAAGGCCGAGAAACTATCCACTATTCTCGGGATAGACGTCGAAGTTATTCCTTCCAACGTGATCTATGGTCATAGAAACAGGATAGATGTTGTCATTTCGACGAACGGCATCGGCTTCAGGAGGAGGGGCACCTGGTGGGACGCGGTTGACATCGAGGAGTGCCCAGTCTTTGGAAAAACGAGCAGGAAGGTTCTCTCCTCCCTCAGGGAGTTCATAGAGGACCACGGGCTGAGCCTCTACGATATAAGGAAGAACGGGGGCTTTCTGAGGTACATCGTCATGCGCGAGGGCAAGTTCACCGGCGAGCTGATGGTGAACCTCGTTACCGTCGAGGGGGACCTTCCCGAGGATTTCCCGAACTACTTCGACTACGCCGATTCGATATACTGGAGCGTCAATCGGACCAAGAGCGACGTCTCCTACGGCGACGTTGAGAGGTTCTGGAAGGGGGAGTTCATAAGGGAGAGGCTGGACGACGTTACCTACCTAATCCACCCCAACAGCTTCTTCCAGACGAACAGCTACGGGGCCGTAACCCTCGTGAGGGAAGTCGCCGGGATGGTCGAGGGTGAAAAAGTCCTCGATCTATACTCTGGAGTTGGAACCTTTGGCATATACCTGGCCAAGCGTGGCTTTGATGTTGAGGGCATTGAGGCGAATCCCTTCGCGGTTGAGATGGCCAGGAGGAACGTTGAGCTGAACGGCGTTGAGGCGGTTTTCGCGGTCGGGGAGGACAGGGACGTCGAAGACCTTGCAAAATACGACACGGTCATCCTTGACCCACCCAGGGCGGGTCTTCACCCCAAACTGATTCGGAAAATCTTAAAAGACGAACCACGGAGCATCGTTTACGTCTCCTGCAATCCAAAGACCCTCGCGGAAAACCTCGCCGCCCTCTCGGAGAAATACTCCGTGGAGGAGGCCCTTGGAATCGATATGTTTCCTCACACGCCGCACGTGGAGACGGTTGTCAAACTGAAACTCAAGGTTTAA